The following proteins come from a genomic window of Lolium rigidum isolate FL_2022 chromosome 5, APGP_CSIRO_Lrig_0.1, whole genome shotgun sequence:
- the LOC124655603 gene encoding uncharacterized protein LOC124655603: protein MNTGGWIHPCVMDCYGMLTSTEQIHRRKEGKFGDKDILMHVVIKEVTKLLMDPNLDCSNPEYKRIFSLHYVGYRLENAGLVHIPCPIGKEWILIVANFIDKSFDVLNPDSSVGKFSTVVNTVIFNFKQLFVKCYPGCFKFNIHDFSVKYVHVPKQNFRYDSGIFVIQYMRCYNGVEVQQFSNVDLQAIREKVSCQLVINKFNEKQVPIAREFISKHAPHLLH, encoded by the exons ATGAATACAGGCGGTTGGATTCACCCCTGTGTAATGGATTGCTATGGCATGTTAACTTCTACCGAGCAAATTCATCGTAGAAAAGAAGGAAAATTTGGTGACAAAGATATTCTCATGCATGTCGTCATAAAAGAAGTCACG AAATTACTGATGGACCCCAATTTGGATTGTTCTAATCCAGAATATAAAAGGATTTTCTCACTACATTATGTTGGATACAGATTGGAAAACGCAGGGCTG GTACACATTCCATGTCCAATTGGAAAAGAGTGGATACTTATTGTCGCAAACTTCATTGATAAATCATTTGATGTGTTAAATCCTGATTCCTCAGTAGGAAAGTTCTCCACAGTAGTTAACACTGTGATATTCAATTTCAAACAACTATTTGTCAAATGTTATCCTGGTTGCTTCAAGTTCAACATACATGATTTTAGTGTTAAGTATGTTCATGTGCCAAAGCAAAACTTTAG GTATGATTCTGGAATTTTTGTGATCCAATATATGAGATGCTACAATGGAGTTGAAGTACAACAATTCTCAAAT GTTGACTTGCAAGCAATTCGTGAAAAAGTCTCATGCCAGCTAGTGATAAACAAATTTAATGAGAAACAGGTGCCAATAGCACGAGAATTCATTTCAAAGCAT GCTCCAcatcttcttcattga